The DNA segment AGCTGGTGTTGGCAAAGGTGCGCCAGTGGTTGAAATAGGGTGTCGCCCTGGGAGTATCCAAGGGGGGGACCCCGTTATTCAGAAACAATATAAACCAATTCATATCGCTGCTGTCTGGCGGGAAACACTGGCCTCTTTCACTGAAAATAATTGGCTGGATACCTTTCAGTCACTTGGATTGACCTTGACAGGTTACGATTGCCTGGAAATGGAAAAAACAGAATAAAACAAAGATTTTTCCAGTGAAGGGGGATGGGATCGCGTAATTGAATTGCTCTCGACTCAGCTTGCTTCAGGGAAGGGTGGTAATCTGATGGGGACTGACCACAATTGCAACTAATATTTCGTAATAATTGAATTAAAGCATGATAATACAGTGATGTTGATCAGGAAGATTGAGAGCTGTTTGGTATAAAATTGAAAGAGGACTGGGTGTCTTTATGTTCAATTGTGATCAAGACGTTGGGTTTGAGTAAGCAAGGGGAATAGTGGACTCTTTCCTGGATGGAATTGAGGTGTTTTTTGATTCGCTTGGTCAATAAAAAGATGCTTCGAATGTCGGTTCAGCCAAATATTCTGCTTCCCAAAATCGATTCCACCTGTGCCGAGAAGGTTCTTTGATGTAAAAGGGGACAGGCGACTGGATCAGTGGTTTTACCCATGAGTTCTTTTTCAAGGGGCCGAGTGCTCAGGGTGACTATTTTGACTTGTGACAGTGAGACACTCAAAAGCAGGCGATGAAGTTGGGTATTGCTTCTTCCAAGGTATGCTATTCTTCCGTAAGTTTTTTTAGGAACCATATCAGGGAAATTTTTTTGTAAGATTTCGCTGAAAATGTTGTGGATAGTTGCCTATTGCTGCTTTGCCTTTTTTTGTACTGTGGCAGGGAGAGCTCAATAAAGGTGCGTCCAGATACTTTTTTAAGATCATTTCATGAATTAGAGTATTTGAATTTGTTGAGTATTTTGAGATAGTGGCAGCCTGAAAAAGCGGAGTTGTTGGGATCAGTGTTTCTGAGAAAACCTGTTTTGCTGATATTGGGTGAGTGTTATGGATAAGAATACCATTTCCTTCTTTACTCCAGAAAGAGGTTTTCTTTTTCTGCTGATTTTTCGAGTGCAAACACGAGGCAGGTTTGAGGGTTGCTGACAGTTGCAGATAATAGAGACAGGCAGAGGTATGAATATGAGTGATACTGTCCGAGTGATCATAGCCAGGTACCAAGAGGATATCAGTTGGGCTGATGAACTTGGATATGCTTACACTGTGTATGACAAAAGCGACACACCTATACAGGAATCCGTTTCTCTTGAAAACATTGGGCGTGAAAGCCATACCTATCTGGCGCATATTGTCAGGGAATATGACCGGCTAGCTCCGTTGAATGTCTTTGTGCAAGGGTGGCCGTTTGATCACATTGATGATCAGAAAAAAGGGTCGGTTGGTATGTTGCGGTCCATGATAGAAAGGTCTGTGGATCGCCATATTCCGTTCAAAGGGTTTGCCTGGTTCAAGCTGAAGTGTGATCGCCTTGGGCGTCCCCATAATTTGGGGAATCCAGAGAATGAAGGGCGATGGGCCGGATGGGGCAATGATATTCCACTCGGTGATATTTTCGAAAAATTGTTCGATGCCAAGTTTCCACGAAATCTGGTCGTTCGTGCTCCCGCCGGGCTGTTTGCCGTTACTGACGAGCGTATCAGGACGCGGCCTAAAGCCTTTTACGAATATGCATTGAGTCTGATTGAGGCTGATCCGACCGATAGAAAAAACACAGGGCATGCTTTTGAACGATTGTGGCAGCATATTTTCAATGGCAATACTGCCTGGAACAGGTCGAATTACGAGCACAGCTAATACTCGGCCGCTATGAGAATAGACCCAATGGCATCTGCTTTCCGGAGGATATCCGCATGTCACTTCCCCTGAATCTTCGTATTGCCGTCTCATCCCTGAAAGCCCATAAGTGGCGTGCTATTTTGGCGATGATGGGGGTGTTTCTCGGTGCCCTGGCTTTCACGGGGGTGCAACACGTCTCATCGATAATGGTTCGACAGGCCGAACTGGAGACCGAAAAACTCGGCCCGAATCTTTATGTGGTCATGGCCGGGACAATCCGCTTTCGCAGAAGCGGAAGTATCAGGGTGTCCGGTCATACCAGGACATTCACCATGGCCGATGCCAATGCGATCATCGGCGGAGTCCCTTCCGTGATGGAGGGTGCCCCCTATGTCTCCACCAATATGGAAATGCGTGGTGGCGGAAATGGGGTGACAGCCAAAATTATGGCCACCATGCCCAATTATCAGAATATCAGGAGTTTTTACCCGGCATACGGACGATTTTTCAATACGGCTGACGTCGAGAATCGGGCCAAGGTCTGTGTGCTCGGGCAAAAAATAGCGGAAAGATTGTTTGGCGATGCCCAGAGCGCCATTGGGCAGACTGTGTACCTTTACAGAGCCAGTTTCCGTGTTTTGGGAGTCATGGAGACGAAAGGGAGGGATATTTCCGGTGAAGACCAGGATGAATATGCCTTTTTGCCGGTCACGACATTTATGCGTCGAGCAAGCA comes from the Pseudodesulfovibrio piezophilus C1TLV30 genome and includes:
- a CDS encoding ABC transporter permease, which encodes MSLPLNLRIAVSSLKAHKWRAILAMMGVFLGALAFTGVQHVSSIMVRQAELETEKLGPNLYVVMAGTIRFRRSGSIRVSGHTRTFTMADANAIIGGVPSVMEGAPYVSTNMEMRGGGNGVTAKIMATMPNYQNIRSFYPAYGRFFNTADVENRAKVCVLGQKIAERLFGDAQSAIGQTVYLYRASFRVLGVMETKGRDISGEDQDEYAFLPVTTFMRRASNQNWISGVFLRLSKDAGLDQVAASARAIMRDRHRISQGEEDDFSSMSPQDAIKLQRQALDLMVTLGGITSTISFAVGGMGILSIMILVVRSRRVEIGVRRAVGGRRRDIIGQFLFESGLMASVGGAFGVIITIILVIVGCSLADLPVIIEPGSLLVTLLGSCLLGIAAGAYPAWQAANIEILDVLKH
- a CDS encoding DUF3431 domain-containing protein, which encodes MSDTVRVIIARYQEDISWADELGYAYTVYDKSDTPIQESVSLENIGRESHTYLAHIVREYDRLAPLNVFVQGWPFDHIDDQKKGSVGMLRSMIERSVDRHIPFKGFAWFKLKCDRLGRPHNLGNPENEGRWAGWGNDIPLGDIFEKLFDAKFPRNLVVRAPAGLFAVTDERIRTRPKAFYEYALSLIEADPTDRKNTGHAFERLWQHIFNGNTAWNRSNYEHS